The segment CTGCATGGAATAAACATAATTATAGTAGTCAGCCGCCAGTCATTGCGTGACTTAATTGGTTAATTGTGAGATGCGCCAGCCATAACctccttattttaatttctatgaaatttcaaaaataatttacagagCTTAATATTCTGCTGTTTCATACATGAAAATTAACGTACTTCCATCAAACACGCAGTTTTATTCGCTGATATGAGGAAGAGAGTGGCAGTTTTAGTCACAACGACGCGTGTTTTTTTCAATACACAGCCGGCTGCACACATACATTTATCGCAAAGGAActattctcaatttttaaaaaaaatcctgcctgtgttattttttttctttttttcccaGGAATTTACTTGTGGGATGTGCGTTGGAGCCAAGGGGGAAACCATTGTATGAAGGTGCATTCGTGACAGTACACCCGCGTTGGACAAAAGAAGACGGAATTTTTCTCATCATCCTATTGATTCTTTTGAGTAAACAACATTCTATTGCGTCGCACCCATACTGAGAGGGTCGCTTGAACTTTTTTCCCAGGCATGGTTTGCAACGAAAAAATTCTGGAACGGCTTACATAAGGAGAGACTCTCCTTAGGTCTAAGCTCATGCgtgacaaattaaatatttttctctaaactTTTCTTTACACCTCAGACATGGTTTTCGACCATAGGAACAATTCTAATAGGATTTATTGTAGGCTCACTTTTACAACAAGTcatttgagtttttaaattgtaagaGAAGAACAGTGGCGTTCCAAGGATGTTCTCACaagttagaattaaaaaaggcagcAAAAATGGAGAAAGGAGCAAGCGAGCAAGCGGAGGGTGGAAAACTAGCGTGCGCGAGCCACTTATCAATGCAGGGCGACGAGGATAATATCCCAATATTCTTCCATCTCCAATATACTCTTCATTCAAATAGATTTCCTACGAGACAGGCAGAATGGCGCTCAggataaatttaatcactGAAGTCCGCGCgtgtttattaatatttaactaaTTAGTATATTTCACTGAATCATATATACATTAATAGGAAAAGTTTAGCATCGAGGCTGTGATCTCCAGGCTCGATTTCTCAGCTGCTATCCCAGTGATTAATGAATTTATCGCgatgctaaaataaaaaaattaaattgtgtcccTACACAGTATccacagtaaaattatttaatggaaaaaatgcgatgaataatgaaaattaataaaaacttaatataAGTCTCTACGGTGGGCTGCTAGAAAGATTGTGGAGAAttggagcaatttttaatcactatTATGACTATGGCCTTTTGATTCTAAacgttgcaaaaatattcaatgcaTTCTCGATTCTCGACCAATCAACAGGTTTCGTGCTGAGATATTAACAATGGTGACGTAATTCCCTTTTCTAGACAAAGGCAGAAATAGACGGagtttagaattaaattacaagttttatattatatttttgtagcctctgctcagcacatcccgtgggctatgagctcactgcGGTtcccaggtcccaataacatggATCAagtggcccgagtggccgTAGAGGAGCTTGgacccaatgtggccatcttttaaCCTCTCCGCACCAAGgactttgattgaaacgccaaaCTTTTGTCCCTAAAgacgctggaaaggtgcgcgGTAAGTCGTCGCAAGTGCTTATGTCATccagcatttcgagtcacaaaattaaccaccttttgtcATCTCTGACAATGGGTAGCCAGTAATTAGATCCCCGAAAtactcaaatatctcccatatatatttctttcacACTCttagaatgccttaacaatgcgatccaacgggctggttgcaaagcatgaaaaatatttccaatgaatttttgttaaaactatatataggccaaaataaaatataccaTAAGTTAATTAAACATAAATCTTGATTGTTGTAAAACTTTCATGCTTAagtgattgaaataaaaattatatttatgcaaacaatgtaaaagataaaaataatttaatttttgtttattaacttcaaatttttattttcacttagAAACACTTTCCAGACTTTTAGCAAACCGAGTTGGCAGGCTGCTCGCAGATGAAATTAGAAACTTCCGAGCATCTTTCATCCATAAGTCTGTCCTTGTAATAGGGAGCAATGTGTGCACACGCTTCGCCGCCCTGACCAAAAGAGTTGGGCTCTCTCTATTCCTTGTTCCACAAGGCGCTGTCCTTAGGAAGAGCTTGGCTGTCATGCCATTTGAAATCGCCAGCCCTGCTTCCAACGTCCGTCGCAGACACCCTCCAATCCTTTTCTGGgaatcaaagaaatttaatttgttatttatagaataaataataatgatagaatatcaatttttacctgcattcaaaaattgcttcacTTTCTGGAACAAAAGAGTCAATTCAGATTGCGTCTTTGGAGAAGCTAACATAAGTGCATGGCGTGCTTATTGCAGAAATCATTCGCTTGCTTCCAAGACAGCTGCAATAGTACTTGACGTGatgtattgaattttaaaatcgtcgAAAAATGCTCACCTCTGAGGTGGAGAAGtagtaatttttcttgtttgacAATCTCGTCATGTCTACATGGACACCTTGATTGAAgaacaatttcattaaaaaaatataatatgatatATTTAGAAGAAAACACTAACCCCCACGCATTCCGCATGTTTGGCCACCTAAAAGAATTTTCCTCATGAAAATTAACATGTAAATTGaattcttaataaataaatacatatttaaactTTGGTAATTTAAATACCTCCTTCGCGAACAGAAATTCAAAGTCGCTTTTCAAACTCTTTACCTGAATGGACTTCATTCAGtattatctttaatttattgcagctCTTGCAAATTATGTATGCTTACGAAAAGCACGAAGGAGGCAAAGAAACAGGAAGGGAGAGGCGCTTATTTAACATGCGAAGCTTCTTTTGTTGGAAAGattgaaaattacttaaataagAATGAAGGACATTTCTTGAAAGATGGACAGGTATTATACTCAAAAACCTATCTGCGCAATGAATAATATAcctgttataatttttttagatgtcCTGGGCtgacattttcttggcatcaATCACAGACTACTTGAACCGCATGGCCGAGGAAGATATTTTCGCTGACGCACCCAAAATCAAAGCCTTGAAGGCAAAGGTTGAAGTCGTGCCTTCCATCAGCAAGTATCTGGAGAAGAGGCCTGTTGGAGACttctaattttttggaaaaataactaTTGCCTCGCAAATTTCACCAAATATAATACAAAtatcaaaagataaaattttataatcattttttacttttaatccTGCTggttttaaatcttttaattgtaataataatcatagtgttaattaagatttataatatttttggatgATTCTGTTCTAATATGTGcgaattttgatcatttttacgatcaatttttgcctttaacagcttgaaaatatattatagcGGTGAAAAGTAAagtgtataaattttttatttatactttaTTCACtttagtgaaaaataattatttttaatactgtTGCAATAATATTGCGCTGTACTTAAAGGGGGGATTGGATATAATCCAATATATTACTTTAAATACCTTTACCCTTCCTTCCTTCGCGCCAAAATGCGAACTGAAATTTCAGCAATGTTGTCAAATTATTGCCATAATATGTGACTTTTGCACTCGGCACTGCCGAATTCTGAAGCCGCCGCGGCTCAAGGCCACATAAAGTATAAAGAGGCGATTCATTATTTAACTGCTCTTGACGCGTAACTCGTGTCACCTTTTTGTCTTCAGCCACAAGGAAAAACACATTTCTCTTTAATGGCTCCAGtgaaactgatttattttgacatgACTGCTCTGGGTGAACCCATCAGGTACTTCCTCCACTACAGCGGCACCGAGTTTGAGGACGAGCGCCTCACCAGCGAACAGTTCGAGCCGAGAAGGCCAAGTtagtatatatataaattcaaCTGTAACTGGCTAAATGACCGCAAAAATTCGCCTACATAGCATTCCCACTTGGAAAATTGCCCGTGCTCGAGTTGGACGGAAAGACGGTGCACCAATCAGTCGCCATCAGCCGCTACCTTGCAAAGAAAGCCGGACTAACAGGAAAGGACGACTGGGAATCCTTCCTGTGTGACATTGCTGTTGACTCCATTCAAGACCTGAAAGCTAGTAAGAATCTAATTTATGGAAAGACTCTGGCAACATTATCTGgacgatattaaattaatagcttTGGTCTCGTTCCATTATGACAACCACGAGGAATCCAAAAAGACCAAAAAGGAACTGGCTCTGAGCACCACAATTCCTTACTACCTCGGAAAGTTTGAGGAGATTCTCAAGGAGAACGGAGGCCACTTTGTCAACGGACAGGTAAACCTTCGTCATCATCCATATTGTGAAGAGTTAAAGGTGATgcgtgaataaatttaagctCACCTGGGCTGACTTCTGGTTTGTTGGATTGGTCGACTTCCTGAACCACATGGCTTGCAAGGACATCCTGGCCGACAGCCCTGGGCTCAAGGCCTTGAAGACCAAGGTAGAGGAACTGCCTGCCATCAAGAAGTACCGTGCAAACCGCCCAGCGGTTCGCTGCTAAATCTAACCAAACCACAAGGGAAGGTGCTACACCTTGAACCACATcaagaacaaattattattaaatctcGCTATTTTTTGTCTATCAAATAGAATCTGCTCCAATAAAGGAAATATGGGAAATATactaattttcagcaattattttgtactagttgaaaatcgattttaaacaaaacaaaaaataattttacaacaattacGCCATGTTAGCCAATATTTTGCCATTGCCTCAATTACAAGTAATTGTAACACACTGAAGATTTATAAAATAGCTTCAGAGGTGTTTTTAATCGTGGTGGTTACACCATcctttattaataatatttctggATAACCTGATAAGAACaacagatttttaatatcaattttagcCTTTAAGAGCTAGAAAAAAGATATTTGGAGATAAGGGAGATAAAATTAGGTAATAATTTCTTCTGGCTGAATTAAAACTATTGCGCTGTACTAAAAGGGTATTAGATAACTGATCCAAGTATTTTGAATGCCTTTATCCTTCCTTGCTTCGCGCCAAAATTCGAACTGAAATTGCAGCAATGTTGTCAATTTATTGTCATGTGACTTTAGCATTCGCACTCCAAACTGCTGAATGCTGAAGCCGGCTCAAGGTCCCTAAAAGAGAGGCGATTAAAGTAATTACATAAGATAAAAACTACTGCTCCCCAACGCTTAACTTGCCTCTTCGTCTTCAGCCACAAG is part of the Cloeon dipterum chromosome 1, ieCloDipt1.1, whole genome shotgun sequence genome and harbors:
- the LOC135948005 gene encoding glutathione S-transferase-like; its protein translation is MAPVKLIYFDMTALGEPIRYFLHYSGTEFEDERLTSEQFEPRRPTFPLGKLPVLELDGKTVHQSVAISRYLAKKAGLTGKDDWESFLCDIAVDSIQDLKATLVSFHYDNHEESKKTKKELALSTTIPYYLGKFEEILKENGGHFVNGQLTWADFWFVGLVDFLNHMACKDILADSPGLKALKTKVEELPAIKKYRANRPAVRC